One Nitrospira sp. genomic region harbors:
- the sppA gene encoding signal peptide peptidase SppA: MHKSLPVVNLPAVANALQPNARPHRRRLVTNHTVGQALSPWHLFSAVAVLILALMQAACVTINLPPGPGALEEHKVSGTGKDKVLLMDVSGVISSENKDGFYSSPGMLATVKEELERATKDERVKAVVLRINSPGGTVTASDIIYHELKSFKASRKIPIVASIMDVGASGGYYIAAAADTVLAHPSTVTGSIGVIMLTVNARGLLEKVGVETNAVTSGPRKDMGSPFRAMLPEERAIFQGVIDGFYQRFLQVVQDGRPNMNGETIRKLADGRIYSGEQAKAAGLVDDIGYLEDAIELAKKKAGLTEAKVVTYRRPGEYQNNVYSRLVSPAPSLASLANIDVLSVVRGGSPQFMYLWMP, encoded by the coding sequence ATGCATAAGAGCCTGCCCGTCGTTAACCTGCCTGCTGTGGCGAACGCTCTGCAGCCAAATGCGAGACCGCATCGCCGTCGCCTTGTCACGAACCACACTGTCGGACAGGCCCTCAGCCCGTGGCATCTCTTCAGCGCGGTGGCCGTGCTTATCCTCGCCCTGATGCAGGCTGCCTGTGTCACGATCAATCTGCCGCCGGGACCGGGCGCCCTTGAAGAACATAAAGTCAGCGGGACCGGCAAGGACAAAGTTCTGCTGATGGACGTGTCCGGTGTGATCAGCTCTGAAAATAAGGACGGGTTTTATTCTTCACCCGGCATGCTCGCCACCGTGAAAGAGGAGCTGGAGCGGGCCACGAAAGACGAGCGCGTCAAGGCCGTCGTGCTCCGGATCAACAGTCCAGGCGGCACCGTCACGGCCTCCGACATCATTTATCATGAACTCAAGTCGTTCAAGGCCAGCCGGAAGATTCCGATTGTGGCCTCCATTATGGATGTGGGTGCCTCCGGCGGGTATTACATTGCGGCCGCAGCCGATACCGTGCTCGCTCATCCGTCGACCGTCACCGGCAGCATCGGCGTGATCATGTTGACGGTCAATGCCAGAGGGCTCCTCGAAAAGGTCGGCGTGGAGACCAACGCCGTCACCTCCGGACCGCGCAAGGATATGGGCTCACCCTTCCGGGCGATGTTGCCGGAGGAACGCGCGATCTTCCAGGGCGTCATCGACGGCTTCTACCAGCGATTTCTCCAGGTCGTGCAGGACGGTCGCCCGAACATGAACGGCGAGACCATCAGGAAGCTGGCCGACGGCCGGATCTATTCCGGCGAGCAGGCGAAAGCTGCCGGGCTGGTGGATGACATCGGGTATCTCGAGGACGCCATCGAGCTGGCGAAGAAAAAAGCCGGCCTCACGGAAGCGAAAGTGGTGACCTATCGCAGACCGGGTGAATACCAGAACAATGTCTACTCGCGATTGGTCTCGCCGGCGCCGAGCCTGGCCAGCCTGGCGAACATCGATGTGCTCTCAGTCGTACGAGGCGGGTCTCCGCAGTTCATGTATCTGTGGATGCCCTGA
- a CDS encoding M48 family metallopeptidase has protein sequence MDMRHPSGRHSIDRMLDTPIGRRAALALGVRAAYLLSTTVWLGAAAGLMQSLAGCQRAPGTAREQFIYISEEKEMAMGLSAFREVLRQAPLSENPELNEMVHRVGNRIAKAANKPEYQWEFAVIQDDRTINAFALPGGKVAVFTGILKVTKTEDGLATVMGHEVAHALQRHGAERMSRSVLEQIGQLAALGAGAAAGRPDAAMAAMTVYGVGVSLPFDRRQESEADFIGLRLMAEAGYDPREAVAFWERMSGCPRAMINKLCFRSQQAIPEFLSTHPSDVTRINQIEAWIPDAMKHYHPAGKTPAIPSGPIQPYRPPVGPMPEAPLPTG, from the coding sequence GTGGATATGAGGCATCCATCAGGCCGACATTCAATCGACCGCATGCTCGACACCCCGATTGGAAGACGGGCGGCCTTGGCCCTGGGAGTCCGCGCCGCCTATCTCCTCTCGACGACGGTGTGGCTCGGCGCGGCGGCAGGCCTGATGCAATCGCTTGCTGGGTGCCAGCGGGCGCCCGGCACCGCGCGGGAGCAGTTCATCTATATTTCGGAAGAAAAAGAAATGGCGATGGGCCTCTCGGCTTTTCGAGAAGTGCTCCGGCAGGCTCCCTTGAGCGAAAATCCGGAGCTCAACGAAATGGTGCACCGGGTCGGAAATCGCATCGCCAAGGCGGCCAATAAGCCTGAGTATCAGTGGGAGTTCGCGGTCATTCAGGACGATCGCACGATCAACGCCTTCGCGCTTCCCGGCGGCAAGGTGGCGGTGTTCACCGGAATTTTGAAGGTCACGAAAACTGAAGACGGGTTGGCGACCGTCATGGGTCATGAGGTCGCGCATGCCCTGCAGCGCCACGGAGCGGAACGGATGAGTCGCAGCGTGCTCGAACAGATCGGACAATTGGCGGCCCTAGGCGCCGGCGCGGCCGCAGGTCGTCCGGATGCGGCCATGGCGGCCATGACCGTCTATGGTGTCGGAGTCTCCTTGCCCTTCGACCGCCGGCAGGAATCGGAAGCGGATTTCATCGGCCTGCGCTTGATGGCCGAAGCCGGGTACGACCCGCGCGAAGCGGTCGCCTTCTGGGAACGCATGAGCGGCTGTCCGCGCGCCATGATCAATAAACTCTGCTTCCGCTCACAGCAGGCCATTCCGGAATTTCTCTCGACCCATCCGTCCGATGTGACTCGTATCAATCAGATCGAAGCCTGGATCCCGGACGCGATGAAACACTATCATCCCGCAGGAAAGACACCGGCGATCCCGTCCGGTCCGATCCAACCCTACCGGCCACCGGTGGGGCCCATGCCCGAGGCGCCTCTGCCGACCGGCTAA
- the carB gene encoding carbamoyl-phosphate synthase large subunit, with the protein MPRRTDIRSILLIGSGPIVIGQACEFDYSGTQACKALKEEGYRVILINSNPATIMTDPDFADRTYIEPITLDVVEKVIECERPDALLPTMGGQTALNTAIGLAKRGVLEKYGVRLIGASIAAIHKAEDRDAFRQAMWKIGLRVPDSGVATSLAEAERELERIRFPAIVRPSFTMGGTGGNIAYNIEEFRTQVEWGLSMSPVRQVLIEQSVIGWKEFELEVMRDLKDNVVIICPIENLDPMGVHTGDSITVAPALTLTDKEYQMLRDAAVRIIREIGVDTGGANIQFGLNPVNGEMVVIEMNPRVSRSSALASKATGFPIAKIAAKLAVGYTLDEITNDITGVTKASFEPTIDYVVVKIPRFAFQKFPGADPTLTTQMKSVGEVMAIGRTFKESLQKAIRSMEVDQFGFSSKMGLDLAVPPGLDREEAMEQVRKSVRTPLPDRLWRLADGMRLGMPNQELFALTKIDPWFLEQIRELIDFEARLVAERATLGATGLRPDLLIEAKELGFSDPRLAQLLGVEQQTVRSWRLALSQGAPPRSVTYKRVDTCAAEFEAHTPYLYSTYERECEARPTDKKKVVILGGGPNRIGQGIEFDYCCVHAAMALREEQIETIMVNCNPETVSTDYDTSDRLYFEPLTEEDVLNIVEREQPMGVVLQFGGQTPLKLALSLSRAGVRILGTSPDAIDRAEDRARFRELLDKLGLRQAESGMAHSVEEALTIAAEITYPVMVRPSYVLGGRSMQIVYDEAGLLHYMNTAVKASEKHPVLIDKYLRDAIEIDADAISDGTTVVVAGIMEHIEEAGVHSGDSACSLPPYTLDATIIEEIRRQMTALALELGVIGLMNAQFAVKDQTIYVLEVNPRGSRTVPFVSKAIGIPLAKLAMKVMVGKSLQQLNFTTAPTPTHLSVKEAVFPFTKFAGVDVLLGPEMKSTGEVMGIDSDFGWAFVKSQAGAGAILPTSGTAFLSVKSEDRAGAFDVARRLVALGFRITATSGTALYLSEQGMCVDVVNKVQEGRPHIVDHIKNGEVALVVNTVRTASAQTDSLSIRREALHKGVPYYTTMRGALAAVMGIEALLKKGLAIRALQEYHRIH; encoded by the coding sequence GTGCCACGACGGACAGACATCCGCTCCATTCTTCTGATCGGCTCCGGCCCCATCGTCATCGGGCAGGCGTGCGAATTCGACTACTCCGGCACGCAGGCCTGCAAGGCCCTTAAGGAAGAGGGCTACCGCGTGATCCTGATCAACAGCAATCCGGCGACGATCATGACGGACCCGGATTTTGCGGACCGCACGTATATCGAACCGATCACGCTGGACGTGGTCGAGAAGGTCATCGAATGCGAACGGCCCGACGCGCTCCTGCCCACCATGGGCGGACAGACGGCGTTGAACACCGCCATCGGTTTGGCGAAGCGCGGGGTCCTCGAAAAATACGGCGTCAGGTTGATCGGCGCGTCGATCGCAGCCATCCATAAGGCCGAGGATCGCGATGCCTTCCGGCAGGCCATGTGGAAAATCGGCCTGCGGGTACCCGACAGCGGTGTGGCAACCTCCCTGGCCGAGGCCGAGCGTGAACTGGAACGGATCCGCTTCCCCGCGATCGTGCGACCGTCGTTTACCATGGGCGGCACCGGCGGCAATATCGCCTACAACATTGAAGAATTCCGGACGCAGGTGGAATGGGGCCTGTCCATGAGCCCGGTCCGCCAGGTACTCATCGAGCAGTCCGTCATCGGATGGAAAGAGTTCGAACTCGAAGTGATGCGTGACCTGAAGGACAACGTGGTCATCATCTGCCCGATCGAGAATCTCGACCCGATGGGGGTGCACACCGGCGATAGTATTACCGTGGCCCCGGCCCTCACCTTGACCGACAAAGAATATCAAATGCTGCGCGATGCAGCCGTGCGCATCATTCGTGAGATCGGTGTCGACACCGGCGGAGCCAACATCCAGTTCGGCCTGAACCCGGTCAACGGCGAAATGGTCGTCATCGAGATGAATCCGCGCGTCTCCAGAAGCTCCGCCCTGGCGTCGAAAGCGACGGGATTTCCCATCGCCAAGATCGCGGCCAAGCTGGCCGTCGGGTACACCCTCGACGAAATCACGAACGACATCACCGGTGTGACGAAGGCCTCGTTCGAGCCGACCATCGATTACGTCGTCGTCAAGATTCCACGCTTTGCCTTTCAGAAATTCCCCGGAGCCGATCCCACGTTGACCACACAGATGAAGTCGGTGGGCGAAGTGATGGCCATCGGACGCACCTTCAAGGAATCGCTGCAGAAAGCGATCCGGTCCATGGAAGTCGATCAATTCGGATTCAGCTCGAAGATGGGGCTGGATCTCGCGGTGCCGCCCGGCCTCGACCGGGAAGAGGCCATGGAGCAGGTCCGCAAGTCGGTGCGCACTCCGTTGCCAGACCGGCTGTGGCGGCTGGCAGACGGCATGCGGCTCGGCATGCCCAATCAGGAATTATTCGCGCTCACCAAGATCGATCCCTGGTTTCTGGAGCAGATTCGTGAACTGATCGACTTCGAGGCCCGACTCGTCGCGGAACGGGCAACACTTGGCGCCACAGGTCTGCGGCCTGATCTTCTGATCGAGGCGAAGGAACTGGGATTCTCCGACCCACGCCTGGCTCAACTCCTGGGAGTGGAACAACAAACCGTTCGCAGCTGGCGGCTGGCACTGAGCCAAGGGGCTCCGCCGCGGAGCGTGACGTACAAGCGGGTCGATACCTGTGCGGCCGAATTTGAAGCCCATACGCCGTATCTCTACTCGACCTACGAGCGGGAATGCGAAGCCCGGCCGACCGACAAAAAGAAAGTCGTCATTCTCGGCGGCGGACCGAACCGGATCGGGCAGGGGATCGAGTTCGACTACTGCTGTGTGCACGCCGCCATGGCCCTGCGGGAAGAGCAGATTGAAACCATCATGGTCAACTGCAATCCGGAAACGGTCAGCACGGACTATGACACCTCCGACCGTCTCTACTTCGAGCCGTTGACGGAAGAAGACGTGCTGAACATCGTGGAGCGGGAACAGCCGATGGGTGTGGTCCTGCAATTCGGAGGACAGACGCCCTTGAAACTAGCGCTCTCCCTGTCCCGCGCCGGGGTCAGGATTCTCGGCACCAGTCCGGATGCGATCGACCGGGCGGAGGATCGCGCCCGATTCCGTGAGTTACTCGATAAACTCGGGTTGCGTCAGGCGGAGAGCGGGATGGCCCACTCCGTCGAAGAAGCGTTGACGATCGCCGCAGAGATTACCTATCCCGTGATGGTGCGGCCGTCGTATGTGCTCGGCGGACGCTCGATGCAGATCGTGTATGACGAAGCGGGATTGCTCCACTACATGAACACGGCGGTCAAGGCATCGGAGAAACATCCGGTGCTGATCGATAAATACTTGCGCGATGCCATCGAAATCGACGCGGACGCCATTTCCGACGGCACGACCGTGGTCGTCGCCGGCATCATGGAACATATCGAGGAGGCGGGCGTTCACTCCGGCGACTCGGCCTGCTCGCTGCCTCCTTACACGCTGGATGCGACGATCATCGAAGAGATCCGGCGTCAAATGACCGCGCTGGCATTGGAACTCGGCGTCATCGGTCTCATGAACGCGCAATTCGCCGTGAAGGATCAGACCATCTATGTGCTGGAGGTCAACCCGCGCGGCTCACGGACCGTGCCGTTCGTCAGCAAGGCGATCGGCATCCCGCTCGCCAAATTGGCCATGAAGGTGATGGTCGGCAAGTCGCTGCAGCAGCTCAATTTCACCACCGCTCCGACGCCGACGCATCTCTCAGTGAAAGAGGCGGTGTTCCCCTTCACGAAATTCGCAGGCGTCGATGTCCTCCTGGGCCCTGAAATGAAATCCACCGGAGAAGTCATGGGAATCGACAGCGATTTCGGATGGGCCTTCGTCAAATCCCAGGCCGGCGCCGGCGCCATTCTGCCGACCTCCGGCACCGCCTTCCTCAGCGTGAAGAGCGAAGACCGGGCAGGGGCCTTCGATGTCGCGCGGCGTCTCGTGGCGCTGGGCTTCCGTATTACGGCCACATCGGGCACTGCGCTGTACCTGAGCGAACAAGGCATGTGCGTGGACGTTGTGAACAAGGTCCAGGAAGGACGGCCGCACATCGTCGATCATATCAAGAACGGCGAGGTGGCATTGGTGGTCAACACCGTGCGTACCGCTTCGGCTCAGACCGATTCACTGTCCATTCGACGCGAGGCTCTGCACAAGGGGGTGCCGTACTACACCACCATGCGGGGCGCTCTGGCCGCGGTGATGGGCATCGAGGCCTTGCTGAAAAAGGGACTTGCCATTCGAGCCTTGCAGGAGTATCACCGGATACATTAA
- the greA gene encoding transcription elongation factor GreA: protein MPTPITRKGYEALKAELDRLHKVERPRVIEAIAEARAHGDLSENAEYDAAKERQGFIEARLAELKGKLADCRIIDIAGRTSETVVFGATVVLIEQEAQAKKQYTLVGQDEADLKFSRISVQSPVGRALIGKRVGDMVEVTTPAKVVEYEVMEIRFEEL from the coding sequence ATGCCGACACCGATTACGAGAAAAGGATACGAAGCGCTGAAAGCCGAATTGGACCGGCTGCACAAGGTCGAGCGACCGCGGGTGATCGAGGCCATTGCAGAAGCGCGCGCCCATGGCGATCTGAGCGAAAACGCCGAATACGATGCGGCCAAGGAACGCCAGGGCTTTATCGAAGCGCGGTTGGCGGAGCTGAAGGGCAAACTGGCCGACTGCCGGATCATCGACATTGCAGGGCGGACCAGCGAGACGGTCGTGTTCGGCGCCACCGTGGTGCTGATCGAGCAGGAGGCGCAAGCCAAGAAACAATATACCCTCGTGGGACAGGATGAGGCCGATTTGAAATTTTCCCGCATCTCCGTCCAGTCGCCCGTCGGACGCGCCCTCATCGGCAAGCGGGTAGGGGACATGGTGGAAGTCACCACGCCCGCGAAGGTCGTCGAGTACGAAGTGATGGAAATCCGTTTCGAAGAATTATAG
- a CDS encoding SAM-dependent chlorinase/fluorinase produces the protein MPVTIPLITLLTDFGERDYFVASMKGVILNINPQARIVDLSHQVTPHDVADAAYLLKSCYRYFPDGTIHVAVVDPGVGGTRRPLLVSSSCYVFIGPDNGLFTHIYEEEQAVEVRQIENRQYRLDSDGATFDGRDLFAPAAAWLTKGQPLGSFGRLVPNYERLPIAEPAWDKHVMAGQILYIDRFGNLISNLTAYHLKEVRGLTKRAEPYIRIGGVTIDGVVRSYAEGSPDAPQAVINSNGYVEVFLKEGRAADRLNVARGQRIELC, from the coding sequence ATGCCGGTAACGATCCCGCTCATCACGCTGCTGACGGATTTCGGCGAACGCGACTATTTCGTCGCCAGCATGAAGGGCGTCATCCTCAACATCAATCCCCAGGCCCGGATCGTGGATCTTTCCCATCAGGTCACGCCGCACGATGTGGCGGATGCCGCGTATCTCCTCAAATCCTGCTATCGCTATTTCCCGGACGGAACGATTCATGTGGCCGTCGTGGATCCCGGCGTGGGCGGCACCAGACGGCCGCTGCTCGTGTCGTCATCGTGCTATGTCTTCATCGGGCCGGACAACGGCCTGTTTACCCATATCTACGAGGAGGAACAGGCCGTCGAAGTGCGGCAGATCGAGAACCGTCAGTATCGATTGGATTCCGACGGGGCGACCTTCGATGGGCGCGATCTCTTTGCGCCGGCAGCCGCCTGGTTGACCAAAGGCCAACCGCTCGGCTCGTTCGGACGACTCGTGCCGAACTACGAACGCCTCCCGATTGCGGAACCGGCCTGGGACAAACATGTGATGGCGGGACAGATTCTCTATATCGATCGGTTCGGGAATCTGATTTCCAATCTCACGGCCTACCATCTCAAGGAAGTACGAGGTCTGACCAAACGCGCCGAGCCCTATATCCGCATCGGCGGGGTCACGATCGACGGAGTGGTGCGCAGTTATGCGGAGGGTTCGCCCGATGCTCCCCAGGCCGTGATCAACAGCAACGGGTATGTCGAGGTTTTCCTGAAGGAAGGCCGAGCGGCCGACCGCTTGAATGTCGCTCGTGGCCAACGGATCGAGCTCTGCTGA
- a CDS encoding efflux RND transporter periplasmic adaptor subunit: MKQRLCKLSLILVGLTLAGCTRPDPPAPSSKTVQPPVVATRQPDIQTMLIETSPSLPALTLSARVTYAEDGFSRISSPLQGPVLDVRVKLGQAVKAGDVLMVIDAADIATAYAAYVEEISELGLAERNYELTKDLYDAQAMSLKDLEHAENDLNRERAEFKQAKGRLLSLRVPAAELSKPLAQQQITSRFELRSPLTGTVVERNVTPGQIVGPATDTPLFTVANLDRLQVVADVYEHDLSGIRVGAVAPMTVEAYPGIEFPATISVIGDVVDPATRTIKIRASVSNVDRRLKPEMFARVTIAGHTMRPKIVIPKQALLEHSGKQWVVVQHDAGRLEERAINIDSVIDNQVTIREGLTTGERILLAPSTINHLAAGDTSAGGA; this comes from the coding sequence ATGAAACAACGTCTCTGCAAACTGTCGCTCATTCTCGTCGGTCTGACGTTGGCTGGCTGTACGCGTCCCGATCCGCCCGCACCCTCGTCGAAAACCGTCCAACCGCCGGTCGTCGCCACCCGCCAACCCGATATTCAAACGATGCTCATTGAGACCTCACCCTCGCTTCCGGCCCTGACGCTGTCGGCCAGGGTGACCTATGCCGAGGACGGGTTTTCCAGAATCTCCTCCCCCCTCCAGGGACCGGTGCTGGATGTGCGGGTCAAACTCGGGCAGGCTGTCAAAGCCGGCGATGTGTTGATGGTCATCGACGCGGCCGACATCGCTACCGCCTATGCCGCCTATGTCGAGGAGATTTCCGAGTTGGGACTGGCCGAACGTAACTATGAATTGACGAAAGACTTGTACGATGCCCAAGCCATGTCCCTGAAAGACCTGGAACATGCGGAGAACGATCTGAACCGCGAACGGGCGGAATTCAAACAGGCAAAAGGCCGGCTCCTGTCTCTGCGCGTGCCGGCGGCTGAACTCAGCAAACCGCTTGCCCAGCAACAGATCACGTCACGGTTCGAATTGCGCAGCCCGTTGACGGGAACCGTGGTCGAGCGCAATGTGACACCCGGACAAATTGTAGGGCCGGCCACGGACACGCCGTTGTTTACCGTCGCCAATCTCGACCGTTTGCAGGTCGTTGCGGATGTGTATGAACATGACCTCTCGGGAATTCGTGTCGGAGCGGTCGCGCCCATGACCGTCGAGGCCTACCCGGGTATCGAGTTTCCCGCCACGATCAGCGTGATCGGCGATGTGGTCGATCCGGCCACGCGCACCATTAAAATTCGCGCGTCCGTCTCGAACGTGGATCGTCGCCTGAAGCCTGAAATGTTCGCACGCGTGACCATCGCTGGCCACACCATGCGCCCGAAAATCGTCATTCCGAAACAGGCACTCCTTGAACATTCCGGCAAACAGTGGGTGGTGGTGCAACACGACGCCGGCCGGCTTGAAGAACGTGCCATCAATATCGACAGCGTGATCGATAATCAGGTGACGATTCGGGAGGGGCTCACGACCGGAGAACGAATCCTGCTCGCGCCCTCGACCATCAACCACCTCGCGGCGGGTGACACCTCAGCCGGCGGAGCGTAA
- the bioA gene encoding adenosylmethionine--8-amino-7-oxononanoate transaminase — MTRPSKHLPLAAWDHAYLWHPFTQMQEWEQEEPLIIHKGKGSYLIDTEGRKYLDGTSSIWVNIHGHRHPRLDRALTTQLGQIAHSTFLGLSNPPAIRLARELIRIAPKGLQRVFYSDNGSTAVEVALKMAVQYWQQRQPTAGPKHSFLHLKLAYHGDTIGAVSVGNIELFHARFKSLLFPTLQVDPPYCYRCPLRLTYPACHMACIDPLESLLKARHRELAGVILEPLVLAAAGMLTAPPGYLTRVRELCTKYNVLLIADEVATGFGRTGKMFACQHEGVTPDLMAISKGMTGGYMPLAATLATEEIYNAFLGRYDEWKTFFHGHSYTGNPLGCAVALANLDTFRREKTLTHVRTQTKLLARLLRPTASLSHVGEIRQCGLMVGIELVEDRTTRTPYPLEMRIGHRVARACRQRGLLMRPLGNVIALVPPLSTSPQELTKIVAILHRGIVEVTEDSASPA; from the coding sequence ATGACTCGACCATCCAAGCACCTTCCACTAGCAGCCTGGGACCATGCCTATCTGTGGCATCCGTTTACGCAGATGCAGGAATGGGAGCAGGAGGAGCCTCTGATCATCCACAAGGGCAAAGGCTCCTACCTCATCGACACGGAGGGCCGGAAGTATCTCGACGGCACGTCGTCCATCTGGGTCAATATTCACGGCCACCGGCATCCGCGATTGGATCGCGCCCTCACGACGCAGCTCGGACAGATCGCGCATTCCACCTTCCTCGGTCTGTCCAATCCGCCGGCCATTCGACTGGCGAGGGAGCTGATCCGGATTGCGCCGAAGGGACTGCAACGGGTGTTTTATTCGGACAACGGGTCCACGGCGGTCGAGGTGGCGCTGAAGATGGCGGTACAATACTGGCAACAGCGGCAGCCGACCGCGGGCCCCAAACATTCCTTTCTGCATTTGAAGCTGGCCTACCACGGCGACACGATCGGGGCTGTGAGCGTGGGCAACATTGAACTGTTTCATGCACGATTCAAGTCGCTCCTGTTTCCCACCCTTCAAGTCGACCCGCCCTATTGTTATCGTTGTCCGCTGCGCCTGACGTATCCCGCTTGTCACATGGCCTGCATTGATCCGCTGGAGTCGCTGTTGAAGGCCCGTCATCGTGAACTGGCCGGGGTCATTCTCGAACCGCTCGTGCTAGCGGCGGCGGGGATGTTGACCGCGCCGCCGGGATACCTCACCCGCGTGCGTGAGCTCTGCACGAAGTACAACGTCTTGTTGATTGCGGATGAAGTGGCGACGGGCTTCGGCCGAACCGGCAAAATGTTCGCTTGTCAGCATGAAGGTGTGACGCCGGATCTCATGGCGATCAGCAAGGGTATGACCGGCGGATACATGCCGCTGGCAGCCACCCTGGCGACCGAGGAGATCTACAACGCCTTCTTGGGACGGTATGACGAGTGGAAGACGTTCTTCCACGGACACAGTTACACGGGTAATCCGTTGGGCTGCGCCGTGGCTCTGGCCAACCTCGATACCTTTCGTCGCGAGAAGACGCTCACGCACGTTCGAACGCAGACCAAACTGCTCGCCCGTCTGCTGCGTCCGACGGCCTCGCTGAGTCATGTGGGCGAGATACGGCAATGTGGTTTGATGGTCGGCATTGAATTGGTGGAGGATCGCACGACGCGCACTCCCTACCCGCTTGAAATGCGAATCGGCCATCGCGTGGCCCGGGCCTGCCGGCAACGCGGCCTCTTGATGAGACCGCTCGGCAACGTTATCGCACTGGTCCCCCCCCTCTCCACCAGCCCTCAAGAATTAACCAAGATAGTGGCAATTTTGCACAGGGGCATCGTTGAGGTGACCGAAGACAGCGCATCTCCGGCGTAG